The genomic DNA TGGTGGCTAGCCTTTCCTCAGGCTGGATTTTCACCAGCTGGCGAATATGAGCTTTTCTCGGCACGCCTGTGCTCTCCGTGGTTTATTACTTATCAATATTGTATGGTTTTTAACTATAATTTAGTTCCCTTGTTAACTATTAAAGTCCCTACAGCTGCCGTAACGCCTTCACAGGATCCAGCTTTGTAGCCCTCCATGCCGGATATAAACCAGAAAGGACTGAGATGATCAGTGATATCAAGAATCCGGCCATCAGTATTTCCATATTTATTACAGTCAAGTGGTCAAATTCCCCTATTCCCAGCTGGGTAATTAGCATGGGTTTGCCCACTCTGTCTATCAGAAAAGAGAAGACAACTCCCACCATATCGCCCAATATACCGCCCAGGATGCCTATGATGATGCATTCTGATAGAAACATCTTGATGATGTCAAATTCTGAAGCTCCGATTGATTTTGTAATACCTATCTCGCGGGTCCGCTCGTACACCGAGACGATCATCGTGTTGATGATCATAACTCCGCCTACGATCAAAGATATTCCAGAGAAGAAGCCGAGTACGAGTGTCACACCATTCATGATTCTGTTAATTGAATCTATTTCATCCTGGGCACTGAAACAGGTCAGATCAAGCCTCTCAATCTCAGCTCTTGCAGCAGGCGCCTGGCTGGATGTATCTACCTTGACCATAATGCCGTCATATACATCCTTCTCGGATAGCTTTTTTGCCATATTAATATCAATGAATGCCTGATCATCGGCTTTTGTCCCGGTAGGTGCCAGCCTGCCAATTATCATGAAGGCTATATCCTTATCTACCGCCCTGCCTTCTTCTCCGTACAACCTTATCCTGGCATCTATGGCGTTTCCGATCTCTGTCCCCTCAATCTTACTGAATTTCTCCCCGATATCGCTTCCCAGCACGATCTGATATGTTCCTTCCTCAAACCACATACCGTCTTCAAGTTTGAGGTTGTTAGCATCCATGTATTCCGCTGAAATGCCGTTTACCTCGAAGTATGTCTTATTCTGTGTCACATATGCATCCTTAACATAGGGTGCGACTGCATATCCGGATTCTCTAATCGCCCGGACTTTTGATTCTGTTATCAGGATAATGTTTTCACTGCTGAGTCCCGGGGAGACCTCTATTAAGGTCAGGTCATGGGATTGTTGGATCTCATCAACTGCATTGACACGTATCCCCTCTCCCAGGGATGTCACTCCGACCACGGCGGCTACACCTACTGATATCCCCAGCAAGATCAACAATGTCCTGACCTTCTTGGTACGCAGCTGCCTCAATGCCATTGTGAATGCCTCAATCAACAATTTCACCGTCCGTTATTGTTATCACCCTGTCGGCATTGTTGGCCATTACCATGTCGTGGGTTGTGACTATGAATGTGATCCCTTGTTCTTTATTCAGCTTCTTCATGAGGTCAATTATCATTCTTCCGGTCCTGGAGTCGATGTTGCCGGTAGGTTCATCTGCCAGGATAAGCCTGGGATGGTTTGCAAGTGCCCGGGCTATGGCCACACGCTGCTGCTCACCCCCGGATAGTTCAGAGGGCAGATGAAGTGCCCTGTCTATTAATCCCACCGATTCTAACAGTTCTTCTGCCCTCTGCTTACGCTCCAACTTCGGAACCTTGTTGAAATACATGGGATACCAAACATTCTCCAGGGCATTCATTGTCGAAATGAGGTTAAATCCCTGGAAGATGAACCCTATTGTCTGCCTGTGCAGTTGTACGAGATGGCCAGCTTTTCCGTAGTCGATCTTCTCCTCATTTATATAGACATTTCCGGCAGTTGGTTTGTCCAGACATCCTACTATATTGAGCAGTGTAGATTTCCCTGAACCGGATGGCCCCATTATTGAAACAAACTCGCCGCTGTCAACTGTCAGGTTCACACCACTGAGCGCCACCACCCGGTTCCCTGAGCTAAAAAGGTAGGACTTTGACAACTCCCGTGTTTCAACCATCCACATTATTTCTCACCTTTTACCTGCTGCATAAGCAAAGATCATTGCAAGAATCCCGGCAAGCAGTTCAAAGCCTGAGGTTTTTTTCGCATTCGCTTCTCCCTCCTCTTCAAACTCCAGTACCATGATAGCATTTGTCACCAGCATGTAATCGCCACTGTCCTGTATGCTGACAAAATTATCCCTGGTTTTCAGATAATTTGTGACGTCCCGCTCGTCCAGAGCGATCTGGACTGATTCACCTGTCATGTACATATCGTTCCACACTTTTCCGCTGCCGAATAATATCCTTATAATATCTCCCAGAATGGGCGTAACTTCTGCTTTCTCATTGAAATAAATCGTGTTACGAGTCTGTTTTGCACCCTGGGTTAACCCCCCAGAAGGAGATACGGTTATCATGTATGCCCGGCTCACCTTTTCTGCGTCTACTTCACCTTTGAAATATGTGGTGGTTGTAGCCATTTTCGGAGTGATCCCATGTTCAGCATAGATCATATCACACCCTTCATTAACCCAGTATTCGATAACCGGTTCATCCTGATATTCATAGATAATGAGCAATCCGATTCCCTGTAAACATAATGTCCGCCCGTCATCTGCCGAATTCCTTAATGATATCGAATAAGTGCCATTTTCATGTATCAGGTCGCTAAGATCATAGGCATCTGTACCTGAAAAGAAATCGTATCTGGCTGCAAATCCTTTGGTATCGGTATATCGCAGAACAGGTGAAAACGGGCTGACAACCCCATGATGCATAACTGATGCATTGATCAGTGGAAATATACCTTCCAGACCTTTTTTGCTCCATACCCAGTAGGTATATGCCCGTGCAAATTTTATACTTGCATTTGCCGGAACAGCCACTTCGAAGTCAACCATGTAGGTATCATTGGAATTCATCTCTCCGCTGTATTTGCTGTTGCCGAGAGTGAATTCGACACCCCCCCGGTGCACATCATGATAAACAGTTGTCAGCGGCTTGTCACCAGCATATGATGCCGATGCCGGAAAAACCACTATTATCAGGAGACTAAGTAAAATTATACACGATTTCGTTGACATTGTTTGCCTCATCTGATTCAATTACATAGTTCTTCTCGTCGGCTATTGCTTTGAGAATATGCTCCCCCTCCCCAACTGTTACCATCAGTTCCTCTTCCACTGAAGAACTCCCGACCAGCTCCTGAATCTGCAGTGCTGCAATCCTCTCTTCATCAAGATACAGGTTGACATCAAATTGTTGGGCTGATGCCTCACCACTATTCTTAATGACCAAAGGAACGTGATAGTCCATTTGTTTGTGTTCGGTATCGGGCCCTGTACACCCGCTAAAACATACAGCTATAAGAAGAACTGCCATCAAGAAGGCTTTTTTTCTTCTGAAACATCCAATAACCAGAAATATCAATAACAGCGATGATGCTTCAGCCGGTCTGTTTTCAGTTTCAATTCTCACCGGATTTCCTATGGAAACCGACAGGTCGGATCTTGTATTAACATATACTTCTGCCTCATAGATATTGTTATTTTCATCGGACTCCTGTACTGCATCTTCCGGATCCACTATTATTTCCAGAAGATGGACTCCTGCCGTAGCATGCCAGTTAATCGTTGATCTGCTAACACCACTGGCATCCATATAGGCATCGTTCGCCGAAGTCTCACTGCCGTCAACATTTAACTTAATCTTGAAAATCCCTTCATGCAATCCACCCGGATTACCCATCACCACCGGGATCTCAACATCATATTCCTCAATAAGACTGTTTTCATCCATTTCAACTTCTATCGATAAATCAGGCATGGGATTTGCAGGAGTCTTCCGCTTTACTACAAGTGATGTGATGACCGGATGTAGATAGTCTTCACCTTCATCTTCTTCGATCTCTCCATCTCCATCCAGGTCACGTCCTGATAGGAAGGTAAGGACATTGTCTGCACGTGTATATTCAAGTACATCGAAGAACTCTATATCAAAGTAACTGCTCCGGTTGCCAGAACCAGAACATGCATCACCAATCGCCTCATTGGCAATATCTGTGACTCCGATATGGTATCCCATATCCAGAAGATATTGAGGTGTGGTCCCGAGCTGTTTTCCATTAAATTGCAGAAAATCCGGCAGGCCCTTTGAACCTGCCAGATACACCACCGTGAGATCTGCTCCGTCCAGACCGTTTTGGTCCTGCATATCATTGAAAAATACGGAAGTCTCATAATTCATATTCTCCTGCTTTCCGCTCCATCCCCCACCATGGAGATTCACATTCCCGTCATAGATCTTGTAGGCGATCTCGGGTGCATTCTTGTCTACATAGACTGCGGCGAGCACGGCGCCGTACACCCTGCCGTCAAGCTTATTGCCGGGTTCTCCCTGGCTTGTTTCAATAATCACCGTGTTCTCGCCGTTTACCACAATATCAGTTACATCATAGTATACCCAGTAAACCCCATGGCCTGAACAGTACACATTTGTACTTTCATCATTAATACCCATCAGCTGTACTGTATCCGTACTTTTGCCGTTTATGTCAACCTGGACCCACCCATCATACTCTTCCTTGCCGCCCCAGATGCCGACATACAGGCGTGCCCATCTGATAGAACCATCAGGCACATCAAATTCCTGGGAGTAAGGTGGAAATTCCAGGCCATGGCCGCCGTCAATATATACCCCACCATTAACCGTGCCCTGGGAAGCGATCCTAAACGGTATGCCGTCGTATGAATAGATTGCCTGGACTGGCGGAATAAACAAGAACAGTAGTAATAATAATAATAATATTATAATCTTCTTCATTATCTTTCACTTTATTTGGTATCTAATTTCGAATTATTTGTTTGTTGAAATATACTAACTGATGATATAGTATTACAATAAATAAATTACATGTTATTAAGTATTACGAATTTATACAAGATTATCCTTTACCAATTTATATTATGGACAAAAAGGGTGTAAAAAAGTTTGACGTTGAAGAAAATATAGCATCTTATCTGTATGTATACTTCTATCTACGGTAGCAAATAGAAAGTTATATGCCCTATCTTATGAACATCCCAATTTTTCTCTTGCCTTTTGAAGATGGCTGCCCGCCCTCTCCATAGCCTCTGCAGCCAGTAACAGTTCTGTTTCAATATCCCTAAATCCCATCTCTCCAGCCTCTACTGCTTGCTTTTTAAAGGTGGCTGCATGACTGTTATTATGTTCAATCCAGTGCTCCAGTTTCATCTTCAACTTTTCAGATTGCATACTATATCATAGCTCCACGCATTTTCCTGGCGATATCATATCCTATTATACCTCCTATCAGGCCGCCAATGGCTGCAATGCCCACTTCGCTCCAGGCATACCAGGGTGCATAATAGACCTTCCAGACCACAGGTGCAAAAAGGAAATAGAATAACCAGTAGGAAAACGCACTTCTTGAAATACCATAGATCACGGCAGTAGTCCGCCTATCCCCATAATCCCGTCCAAATAATATCACCAGGGCGTCCACTATCACTCCTTCGGCCATGTACCAGCCCATCCACATGATAACATTGGTGCCCCAAACCACCATTGCCACCAGTTCCACTACGGTAAACAGCAAGGTAGCTGTACCCGGTTTCCTCACAAGCTGGAGCGCTATCAACATCAGCACTGTTATGGGTATGGTGAAGAGCAGACCTCCAAGGGGTCCTAAAAGGTCGTTGAAGGTCTGCCAGAACCACCGGAATACAACACCGATGAGGCCGGCCAGAAGGGCTATTGTTATGAGATCGATTGTGGTAAACCACTCCAGGACCCTAAATTTCCATGCGACTGCAAAGACAATAACAAGGATCAGCAGACTCGTCAGAATAGTACCATAGGTAATCCAGGAGGGCGGAGGTATGATCTCCACAGTGTGAATTACCCTATCTGAATGGGTACCTGTATCATCAGTGTAACTGGTTGAGATGGAAAATCCTGCATCCTTCTTAAACTCGATTGAAACAGGTGGCTTGACCCCGAATATAAAGTCCACGGATTCTCCTGGCTTAAGTTCCTGGATTCTGGTCTTAATAGTCTGCCCTTCTACATTGATATCTGAAATCTCCTGAATAGACAGGTCAATATCCATTTGGAGGGGGACATCTACAACAACTTCAATATCATAGAGCGGCTTATCCCCGGTATTGCTCAGAGTGACCTGTGCCCTTTCATGCCATGTGACTCCCGCAATTAACTTATTTGGATCATATATCTCCTTACTTTTTAGGGGGATGGTCATTTCCACATCCAGATCAGCACCTGCCGGATTGGAAAAATAGAGAAGTATCAATAAGATGCAGATCAGCCGTTTCATTTTTTCCTCATAAACCTATAGGTAAAAAAAAGGATGCAAGCTGCCAGAATTATAATAACAGGTATGGGTATGCTGCTCTTTGTAGGGTCAGCCTGGGTGTACATTTCAAGGAAATCGTCTCCCATATCCTGCTGGTATTCTACAGCCAGCACTGCATTGAAAGGATGGAGGTATTCCTCTTTTCCCCGCTCAAACCGAACCGTGTTGTCAGCAGTGATAAGGAATTTCCTGACATCCCATCTGTCCAGGTCAAAATATGCTCCGGATTTTCTCCTCCCTACATCTTCACCCACTAGGTGGGAATTGAAATATAACCTGTCAACTTCGCCTTCGTTTCCTGCGATCATCATGGTCCACAGGGTGGCATTGGTCACCTCTTCAGGTACCTGGCCTTTGAATATCACATCTGCGCTGTCCTTTTTAGATACGTGGGACAGGACATTATTTCCCTCTGCAATCCAGTACCGTGTTTGCGGCATTGCAGGGTCTTTATACACCGCTGCCAGCACAATGCAGTATGGTGCACCGTTTGTATTATGATAGGTAACTGAAATTTTATTCATTCCCGGCCTAATTGTATCGGTAACAGTATAAACATAGTCCGCAACCCCCCATGCAGCTACATAGTCGGGTATGTTCTTTTTCCCCAGGCTATCTCCGTTGATACTGACCTCGATCCAGTCATTTTCGTTGTAGTTCCACATAGGTATATAGAGGCGGGCGTATTCAATATCCCGGGGCAGATCGAAGTATTCCACATAAGGGTCCTCATATGTCAAACCATGACCACCACCCACATACACACCTCCATGGACCTGACCTTCAGCTATCACATACAGAGGCGTTCCCTGACCCCTCCATTCACCGGCCGAGGTCATGGGAATCGACATAAGTAAAATCATAATACAATAAAAAAATCTCATGCTACCTCCCAGGAGCTGTTCCCCCGAATCCTGTGAAACTGAGATATAAC from Methanosarcinales archaeon includes the following:
- a CDS encoding ABC transporter permease; its protein translation is MALRQLRTKKVRTLLILLGISVGVAAVVGVTSLGEGIRVNAVDEIQQSHDLTLIEVSPGLSSENIILITESKVRAIRESGYAVAPYVKDAYVTQNKTYFEVNGISAEYMDANNLKLEDGMWFEEGTYQIVLGSDIGEKFSKIEGTEIGNAIDARIRLYGEEGRAVDKDIAFMIIGRLAPTGTKADDQAFIDINMAKKLSEKDVYDGIMVKVDTSSQAPAARAEIERLDLTCFSAQDEIDSINRIMNGVTLVLGFFSGISLIVGGVMIINTMIVSVYERTREIGITKSIGASEFDIIKMFLSECIIIGILGGILGDMVGVVFSFLIDRVGKPMLITQLGIGEFDHLTVINMEILMAGFLISLIISVLSGLYPAWRATKLDPVKALRQL
- a CDS encoding ABC transporter ATP-binding protein; the protein is MWMVETRELSKSYLFSSGNRVVALSGVNLTVDSGEFVSIMGPSGSGKSTLLNIVGCLDKPTAGNVYINEEKIDYGKAGHLVQLHRQTIGFIFQGFNLISTMNALENVWYPMYFNKVPKLERKQRAEELLESVGLIDRALHLPSELSGGEQQRVAIARALANHPRLILADEPTGNIDSRTGRMIIDLMKKLNKEQGITFIVTTHDMVMANNADRVITITDGEIVD
- a CDS encoding DUF3344 domain-containing protein, giving the protein MRQTMSTKSCIILLSLLIIVVFPASASYAGDKPLTTVYHDVHRGGVEFTLGNSKYSGEMNSNDTYMVDFEVAVPANASIKFARAYTYWVWSKKGLEGIFPLINASVMHHGVVSPFSPVLRYTDTKGFAARYDFFSGTDAYDLSDLIHENGTYSISLRNSADDGRTLCLQGIGLLIIYEYQDEPVIEYWVNEGCDMIYAEHGITPKMATTTTYFKGEVDAEKVSRAYMITVSPSGGLTQGAKQTRNTIYFNEKAEVTPILGDIIRILFGSGKVWNDMYMTGESVQIALDERDVTNYLKTRDNFVSIQDSGDYMLVTNAIMVLEFEEEGEANAKKTSGFELLAGILAMIFAYAAGKR
- a CDS encoding DUF3344 domain-containing protein, which codes for MKKIIILLLLLLLFLFIPPVQAIYSYDGIPFRIASQGTVNGGVYIDGGHGLEFPPYSQEFDVPDGSIRWARLYVGIWGGKEEYDGWVQVDINGKSTDTVQLMGINDESTNVYCSGHGVYWVYYDVTDIVVNGENTVIIETSQGEPGNKLDGRVYGAVLAAVYVDKNAPEIAYKIYDGNVNLHGGGWSGKQENMNYETSVFFNDMQDQNGLDGADLTVVYLAGSKGLPDFLQFNGKQLGTTPQYLLDMGYHIGVTDIANEAIGDACSGSGNRSSYFDIEFFDVLEYTRADNVLTFLSGRDLDGDGEIEEDEGEDYLHPVITSLVVKRKTPANPMPDLSIEVEMDENSLIEEYDVEIPVVMGNPGGLHEGIFKIKLNVDGSETSANDAYMDASGVSRSTINWHATAGVHLLEIIVDPEDAVQESDENNNIYEAEVYVNTRSDLSVSIGNPVRIETENRPAEASSLLLIFLVIGCFRRKKAFLMAVLLIAVCFSGCTGPDTEHKQMDYHVPLVIKNSGEASAQQFDVNLYLDEERIAALQIQELVGSSSVEEELMVTVGEGEHILKAIADEKNYVIESDEANNVNEIVYNFT
- a CDS encoding DUF3344 domain-containing protein, translated to MSIPMTSAGEWRGQGTPLYVIAEGQVHGGVYVGGGHGLTYEDPYVEYFDLPRDIEYARLYIPMWNYNENDWIEVSINGDSLGKKNIPDYVAAWGVADYVYTVTDTIRPGMNKISVTYHNTNGAPYCIVLAAVYKDPAMPQTRYWIAEGNNVLSHVSKKDSADVIFKGQVPEEVTNATLWTMMIAGNEGEVDRLYFNSHLVGEDVGRRKSGAYFDLDRWDVRKFLITADNTVRFERGKEEYLHPFNAVLAVEYQQDMGDDFLEMYTQADPTKSSIPIPVIIILAACILFFTYRFMRKK